In Hyphomicrobiales bacterium, the sequence CCCAGATCATGCCGATCTTGATCGGCTCGGCCGCAGCGGCGTTGCCGATATAGGGCATGCCGAGCCTGGCTGAAACGATGCCGCTGGCGCCGAGCGATCCGGCCCCGAGAAGCAGGCTGCGGCGCCCGATGGCGCTGGTGAAAGTTGGTTTGCGAGCGTCTGTCACGACGTCCTCCCTGTCTGGCGTTCCCTTGCCGTGTCGATCTTCCTGTCGGCCCGTCCGTTCCGGCGGCGTGCGGCGGCGAAGGCTGTAGCATAACTGGAATCCAATTCCACTCTAAATTTCAAAATTGGAATAGAATTCTGATTTCTGTTGACGCTCCCCAGGGCGGGCGACATAAACGGGCGAGGGAGAGAAACGCATGAAACCGCTATCGATCGGGCTCGTCGGGGCCGGCGCCATCGGCCGCATGCATGCCGACGTGATTGCAGGCAGCGATGTCGCGACGATCGCCGCCGTCGCCGACCCGACCGAGGCCGGACGCCTCTATTGCCTGGAACGCGGGCTGCCCTGGCATGTGAGCCACCATGAACTGCTGGAGGCAGGCGGCGTAGAGGCGCTCATCGTCGCGACGCCCAATCAGAGCCATCTCGAAATCGGTCTTGCGGCGATCGCCCATGGTGTTCCCGCACTGATCGAGAAGCCGGTCACCGTCACGGTCGCGGAAGGCGAGGAGCTGTCGACGGCCTCGGCCAGGGCCGGTGTGCCGATCCTGGTCGGGCATCACCGCCGGCACAATCCGATCATCGCGAAGGCGCGCGAGCTGGTCGGGCGGGGCGCGCTCGGGCGGCTGACGAATGCGACGGTGCTCTACACATTCTACAA encodes:
- a CDS encoding hypothetical protein (Evidence 5 : Unknown function), which encodes MSPALGSVNRNQNSIPILKFRVELDSSYATAFAAARRRNGRADRKIDTARERQTGRTS